In the Drosophila takahashii strain IR98-3 E-12201 chromosome 3R, DtakHiC1v2, whole genome shotgun sequence genome, one interval contains:
- the Alh gene encoding streptococcal hemagglutinin isoform X12, with amino-acid sequence MMMMDTMDTSQSQPMDVAPAVAVAATSGTALVDFTAAMVSMAATAEAESAESNNNHIDMAEYKEHRKNKKKKREKREREGKEHRHHKHRDREHREHRRHRDRDREREREREASGSHHHHPAHHHPNNSQHSTSASSSPSSASTTPSATIEYVGGSASASPSYLGGGATGTGGAVGATTTYPHNLKIRFLLSGQRTELSPPTHQTSATAEVNAPLASSTSASIAATASATAASVPPATGSTTSGSTPSGNAGSTSSGNSTGVPATGGAPSVAGSGGYPKTESGKSSGTGSTGSSSNTISSKHGSNIKDIGSSSSNQQPTSGSSSNAPSLYVSVPLSTANVPGINLPANSSSSNTTSESHSASARGSGTQSQQQSNLPPMGGSTGAFHGSTSSGGTGGGSSSVIQHQSGKSSPALGTLISGNSGGSIISASGGPLASGNLTATTTESGNLKISYEKQTTRVQQLQEQEAPPARRSRSRSGESGSSHHHAHHHHHHPTHHNSHHQQNPQQQQQLHQQQQQQNASSQQPHALHSSTNSSSSSSTSTSSSSLTGGTASATSSSNSKGPSRSGKKRGAAQSKNEAVSVATTATPAAAVAATPAEKQSRHSSPHYSATPTPPPSSGPPPMVSSPVVMLQSLSSSSVDSPPVAVAAATATSRNTRNNNGSSSNNTNHNGEPTSSSCSSTSSSSSSGGSSGVANVVNLLDSPVNMSASGNYRGSSGSTSNVLPAGSNSSSQAKPLNKKMLRAQQTQLYQQQQQQQQQQQQQQQQQYAPPARSNSPTNLSSASASNSASFTHLQPQQQQPQQQHEDLEILQFTNTNTTPSSNAPTSKSNNRTPDLSTASNSSSSASAVPATTAPLVMLINQLPTNSTAGGGSSGGLKFTYESQTQLDVPMMPVSAIKDSPPSSPGSEIGSAMHSATAASGSLTAAAPTSAAAQPGNARKRGRKAKDSTIAAAAAAAAAAAAAFTNAQPDLKDVRILQNGTASGSSNPASSTPTPPATPAASTTASSASSIITHTAAHMLGNQINPNSSVAQKLSEQLHMEVQDHSIYTSDSLNSQYTGVPFPGKQRNSSAAPSSATIAPNPLQSMFSGGMNGNMPIPQSLEQLLERQWEQGSQFLMEQAQHFDIASLLNCLHQLQSENLRLEEHVTSLIARRDHLLAVNARLQIPLNTIASNAKAEAHGK; translated from the exons atgatgatgatggacaCCATGGACACATCGCAGTCGCAGCCGATGGACGTGGCTCCAGCCGTTGCGGTGGCAGCCACATCGGGCACGGCTCTGGTGGACTTTACCGCCGCCATGGTGAGCATGGCGGCCACCGCCGAGGCAGAGTCCGCtgagagcaacaacaaccacatcgACATGGCCGAGTACAAGGAGCATCGCaagaacaagaagaagaagcgcgAGAAGAGGGAGCGGGAGGGCAAGGAGCACCGGCATCACAAGCACCGGGACCGGGAGCATCGCGAGCACCGACGTCACCGGGATCGGGACAGGGAGCGAGAGCGGGAACGGGAGGCTTCGGGGTCGCATCACCACCACCCTGCGCACCACCACCCCAACAACAGCCAGCACTCGACCTCCGCCTCGTCGTCGCCCTCGTCCGCCTCCACCACGCCCTCGGCGACCATCGAGTATGTGGGCGGTTCCGCCTCTGCCTCGCCCTCCTATCTGGGCGGAGGGGCGACGGGGACGGGAGGAGCCGTTGGAGCCACCACCACATATCcgcacaatttaaaaatacgcTTCCTGCTTTCCGGG CAACGTACCGAACTCAGCCCACCGACCCACCAAACATCCGCGACCGCCGAAGTAAATGCACCGCTGGCCAGCTCGACTAGTGCATCCATTGCGGCAACGGCAAGTGCGACAGCGGCTTCAGTGCCTCCGGCAACGGGCAGCACTACCTCAGGCTCAACCCCCAGTGGCAATGCAGGCTCAACATCCAGCGGTAACAGTACAGGAGTTCCGGCGACCGGAGGAGCACCATCCGTCGCGGGATCTGGTGGCTATCCAAAGACAGAATCGGGCAAGTCAAGTGGCACAGGAAGtacaggcagcagcagcaataccATCAGCAGCAAGCACGGGAGCAACATCAAGGAcattggcagcagcagcagcaatcagCAGCCGACGAGTGGGAGCAGCAGCAATGCACCCAGCCTGTATGTCTCTGTGCCGCTGTCTACGGCCAACGTACCTGGAATCAATCTGCCCGCCAATAGCAGTAGCAGTAATACCACCAGCG AATCCCATTCAGCATCAGCGCGCGGAAGTGGTACTCAATCGCAGCAGCAGAGCAACCTGCCGCCAATGGGTGGATCAACTGGGGCGTTTCATGGTAGCACGAGCAGCGGTGGGACCGGCGGTGGCTCCTCGTCGGTCATACAGCATCAGAGCGGCAAGTCATCGCCGGCCTTGGGAACCCTGATCAGCGGCAACAGCGGTGGCAGTATAATCTCCGCTAGTGGCGGCCCACTAGCCAGCGGCAACCTCACAGCCACGACAACGGAGAGCGGCAACTTGAAGATCAGCTATGAGAAGCAGACCACAAGGGTGCAGCAATTGCAGGAACAGGAGGCGCCACCGGCACGACGAAGCAG ATCGCGCTCCGGTGAGAGTGGCAGTAGTCACCACCAtgcccaccaccaccaccatcaccCCACCCACCACAATAGCCATCACCAACAAAatccacagcagcagcaacaattacaccaacaacagcagcagcagaacgcGTCATCGCAGCAGCCACACGCGCTGCATTCCTCCACCAActcgtcctcatcctcctccacATCTACCTCCTCGTCCTCCCTGACTGGTGGCACTGCCTCAGCCACATCCTCCTCCAATTCCAAGGGCCCCTCGAGATCGGGCAAAAAACGTGGGGCTGCGCAGAGTAAGAATGAGGCAGTATCGGTGGCAACAAcggcaacaccagcagcagcagttgccgCCACTCCAGCCGAGAAGCAGAGTCGCCACAGTTCGCCCCACtacagtgccacgcccaccccgCCTCCGTCGTCTGGGCCACCACCTATGGTGTCCTCGCCGGTGGTGATGTTGCAATCCCTGTCCTCGTCCTCGGTCGATTCCCCGCCAGTAGCAGTGGctgcagcaactgcaactaGTCGCAACACgcgcaacaacaacggcagcagcagcaacaacaccaaTCACAATGGCGAGCCGACATCCTCGTCCTGCTCGTCCacttcgtcctcctcctcgagtGGCGGTTCCAGTGGTGTGGCCAATGTGGTTAATCTGCTAGACTCTCCGGTTAATATGTCGGCTTCCGGAAACTATCGCGGCAGCAGCGGTTCCACCAGCAATGTGTTGCCTgcaggcagcaacagcagcagccaagCCAAGCCCCTGAACAAGAAAATGTTGCGTGCGCAGCAAACGCAGCtgtatcagcagcagcaacaacagcaacaacagcaacaacaacaacagcagcagcaatatgcACCCCCCGCTAGATCCAACTCCCCCACAAATCTTAGCTCAGCCTCAGCTTCCAACTCCGCTAGCTTTACGCACTTGCaaccacaacagcaacaaccacagcagcaacatgaagATCTAGAGATTTTGCAATTCACTAATACTAATACCACTCCCTCTTCCAATGCGCCCACGTCGAAATCGAACAACAGAACGCCCGATCTCAGCACGGCCAGCAATTCATCGTCATCAGCATCCGCAGTTCCCGCGACAACAGCTCCTTTGGTCATGCTGATCAACCAGTTGCCAACCAATTCCACAGCCGGTGGTGGCTCTTCCGGCGGTCTCAAGTTCACCTATGAGAGTCAGACGCAGCTAGACGTGCCCATGATGCCAGTGAGCGCCATAAAAGATTCGCCACCCAGTTCGCCCGGCTCAGAGATTGGATCGGCCATGCACTCGGCAACGGCAGCTTCCGGATCCCTGACTGCCGCAGCTCCAACATCGGCGGCGGCTCAGCCTGGAAATGCCCGGAAGCGTGGGCGCAAGGCAAAGGACTCGAcgatagcagcagcagcggcggcagctgcggcggcagcagctgctTTTACCAATGCTCAACCAGATCTCAAAGATGTGCGCATACTGCAGAATGGGACGGCCAGTGGCTCAAGCAATCCAGCCAGCAGCACACCCACGCCTCCTGCCACGCCCGCGGCATCGACGACTGCCAGTTCAGCCAGTTCGATCATTACACACACGGCCGCCCATATGCTTGGCAACCAGATCAATCCAAACAGCAGCGTGGCCCAAAAGCTGTCCGAGCAGCTGCACATGGAGGTGCAGGATCACTCGATATACACGTCCGACTCCTTGAACTCGCAGTACACCGGAGTCCCGTTCCCCGGCAAGCAG CGCAATTCGAGTGCCGCCCCCAGCAGTGCAACAATAGCTCCGAATCCGCTGCAGTCGATGTTCAGCGGTGGTATGAACGGCAACATGCCCATTCCTCAGAGTCTGGAGCAGCTTCTCGAACGCCAGTGGGAACAGGGCTCGCAGTTTCTCATGGAGCAGGCGCAGCACTTTGACA TTGCCTCGCTGCTTAATTGCCTGCACCAGCTGCAGAGCGAAAATCTCCGGCTGGAGGAGCATGTGACCAGCCTGATAGCGCGACGCGATCACCTGCTGGCGGTCAATGCGCGCCTGCAGATCCCGCTGAACACCATCGCAAGCAATGCCAAGGCCGAGGCGCACGGTAAGTAG